Proteins found in one Pelmatolapia mariae isolate MD_Pm_ZW linkage group LG7, Pm_UMD_F_2, whole genome shotgun sequence genomic segment:
- the nudcd3 gene encoding nudC domain-containing protein 3 isoform X1 gives MASPLEMTEMYDNALLGILQHVGNIQDFLQVYFGFLYRKTDFYRLLSSPNDKMGFPPGVAEKMVLKTFKLFEKLAEHDRERAVSELKKREETRYVPPAVQELEVASEPCEETKQQSTEAAQMENSPSGSGYVSAPAASGTSVCSQQDSSSSSAICGDQAAAASSKSKAESQENFQSNPDSYNGAVRENYSWSQDYMDVEVRVFVPKTVVKGRQVSVSLQTSSVRVCVRDGAEEKTLMEGEFTYKINTENSLWSLEPGHCVVLSLNKTSEVWWNAVLKGEKEIDINQINRERSMATVDEEEHAVLDRLTFDYHQKLQGKPQSHELKVHEMLKKGWDAEGSPFKGQDFDPSMFDIPPSAVQF, from the exons ATGGCGTCGCCGCTGGAGATGACAGAGATGTACGATAATGCTCTTCTGGGGATCCTGCAGCACGTTGGGAACATTCAGGACTTTCTGCAGGTCTATTTTGGGTTCTTGTACCGCAAGACGGACTTTTATCGCCTGCTGTCGAGTCCCAATGATAAGATGGGTTTCCCTCCAGGTGTGGCAGAGAAGATGGTGCTTAAG ACATTTAAGTTATTCGAGAAGTTGGCGGAGCAcgacagagagagagcagtgaGCGAGCTGAAGAAGAGAGAGGAGACTAGGTATGTTCCTCCTGCAGTACAGGAGCTGGAGGTTGCCTCTGAGCCTTGTGAGGAAACCAAGCAGCAGAGCACAGAGGCGGCGCAGATGGAGAACTCCCCCTCAGGTTCTGGGTATGTTTCAGCTCCAGCAGCCTCAGGCACATCCGTCTGCTCTCAGCAGGATAGCAGCAGCAGTTCAGCAATTTGTGGAGATCAGGCAGCTGCAGCCAGCTCGAAATCCAAAGCAGA AAGTCAAGAAAACTTCCAGTCCAATCCCGACAGTTACAATGGGGCAGTGAGGGAAAATTATAGCTGGTCTCAAGATTACATGGATGTGGAGGTCCGCGTGTTTGTGCCCAAGACGGTTGTTAAAGGCAGACAG GTCAGTGTTAGTCTGCAGACCAGTAGCGTGAGAGTATGTGTGAGGGATGGAGCCGAAGAGAAGACACTGATGGAGGGTGAATTCACTTACAAGATTAACACTGAAAACTCTCTGTGGAGTCTGGAACCTGGACACTGTGTGGTT TTGTCACTGAACAAGACATCAGAGGTTTGGTGGAATGCGGTGCTCAAAGGCGAAAAGGAGATTGATATAAACCAAATTAACCGTGAGCGTTCCATGGCAACAGTGGATGAGGAGGAGCATGCTGTTCTGGACAGGCTCACATTTGACTACCACCAGAAGCTGCAGGGAAAGCCACAGAGTCATGAATTG AAAGTGCATGAGATGCTGAAGAAGGGATGGGATGCTGAAGGGTCACCTTTCAAAGGGCAGGACTTTGACCCATCTATGTTTGACATCCCACCGAGTGCCGTGCAGTTCTGA
- the mrps24 gene encoding small ribosomal subunit protein uS3m — translation MAASLSSIGSVRVLSALAWSSSLCSFSGSRGLHVTASCCKNRAARIRVGKGDKPVTYEQAHHPHHIGHRKGWLSQHTSNLKGEDGAAERTVEDVFIRRFMFGTFHGCLANEIVIKRHGNLLNVCAVMLQKLPPQKFYFLIGYTESLLSHFYKCPVKLEIQTLQDKIVYKYL, via the exons ATGGCGGCGTCCTTGAGCAGCATAGGGAGCGTGAGGGTGCTG AGCGCCTTAGCTTGGTCCAGCTCATTGTGCAGCTTCTCTGGAAGCAGGGGCCTCCATGTTACTGCGTCGTGCTGCAAG AATCGAGCCGCTCGTATCCGAGTGGGGAAAGGAGACAAACCTGTGACCTATGAGCAAGCGCATCATCCTCACCACATTGGCCACCGCAAAGGATGGCTGTCACAGCACACCA GTAACCTCAAAGGAGAGGATGGGGCAGCTGAACGCACTGTAGAAGATGTCTTCATTCGGAGGTTCATGTTTGGGACGTTCCACGGGTGCCTGGCCAATGAGATTGTCATCAAAAGGCATGGCAATTTACTGAATGTGTGCGCAGTGATGCTACAGAAGTTACCACCACAGAAGTTTTACTTCCTGATTGGCTATACAGAGTCACTGCTGTCACACTTTTACAAATGCCCTGTCAAGTTAGAGATTCAGACCCTGCAGGATAAGATTGTGTACAAGTACCTCTGA
- the gnsb gene encoding glucosamine (N-acetyl)-6-sulfatase (Sanfilippo disease IIID), b has protein sequence MADLRIRAGATRSPQRGGGHSAALSLVTLLSALFTCGVRCAESDKPSNIILVLVDDQDVQIGGMTPMKKAKAYIGDEGATFVNSFTVTPLCCPSRSSILTGRYPHNHEVRNNSLNGNCSSLQWQKGPEAEAFPTYLNKLKYQTFFSGKYLNQYGSKAAGSVGHIPPGWDQWHALVGNSQYYNYTLSVNGKEEKHGDSYEDDYLTDLILNRSLHFLDDRSPQHPFFLMLSPPACHSPWTAAPQYQKEFKDVQAPRDGSFNKPGKDKHWLLRQPPNPMPNSSITFLDNAYRKRWQTLLSVDDMVEKLVKKLDSIKELNNTYIFYTSDNGYHTGQFSLPIDKRQLYEFDIRIPLMVRGPGIKPKQVLQASVLNIDLAPTILDIAGVNLSSVNVDGQSFLAQMAPSLRNGTARPYFLVEYTGEGQPTSDPTCPKLGPGVSQCFPDCVCEDAYNNTYACVRTLDSKMNMQYCEFADSESFVEVYNLTSDPHQLENIVKKVDPSILQIMNQRLIKLQSCVSDSCRDYKQK, from the exons ATGGCAGACCTGAGGATCAGAGCTGGTGCGACCAGAAGcccacagagaggaggaggacacTCCGCTGCCTTGTCCCTGGTCACGCTGCTGTCTGCGCTGTTCACCTGCGGCGTCAGGTGTGCAGAAAGCGACAAACCGAGCAACATTATCCTCGTGCTTGTCGACGACCAGGATGTTCAGATAGGTGGGATG ACACCAATGAAGAAGGCAAAAGCCTATATAGGAGACGAAGGAGCAACATTTGTGAATTCT TTCACAGTCACGCCACTGTGCTGCCCCAGCAGGAGCAGTATTTTGACAGGTCGATACCCTCACAATCACGAGGTGAGAAACAACTCCCTTAATGGGAACTGCTCCAGCCTTCAGTGGCAGAAAGGCCCTGAGGCAGAGGCCTTCCCCACCTACCTCAACAAACTGAAATACCAGACGTTCTTTTCTGGGAAATATCTTAACCAG TATGGTAGCAAAGCAGCAGGAAGTGTTGGCCATATTCCACCTGGCTGGGACCAGTGGCATGCACTG GTGGGAAACTCTCAGTACTACAACTACACTCTGTCAGTCAATGGGAAAGAAGAAAAGCACGGTGACAGTTACGAGGACGACTACCTCACAGACCTCATA CTGAACCGGTCTCTTCACTTCCTGGATGACAGGAGCCCTCAACATCCGTTCTTCCTGATGCTGTCCCCTCCAGCTTGTCACTCCCCCTGGACTGCAGCGCCTCAGTACCAGAAAGAGTTCAAGGATGTCCAGGCCCCTCGAGATGGCAGCTTTAACAAGCCAGGGAAG GATAAACACTGGCTGCTGCGCCAACCTCCTAATCCGATGCCAAACAGCTCAATCACCTTCCTGGATAATGCATACAGGAAAAG GTGGCAGACCCTGTTATCTGTGGATGACATGGTGGAGAAGCTAGTGAAGAAACTTGACAGTATAAAGGAGCTAAACAACACCTACATCTTCTACACTTCAGATAACGGCTACCACACAG GTCAGTTCTCGCTGCCCATTGATAAGAGGCAGCTCTATGAATTTGACATCAGGATTCCGCTAATGGTCCGCGGTCCTGGCATAAAACCCAAGCAGGTGCTGCAG GCTTCAGTACTGAATATAGACCTGGCTCCCACCATACTGGACATAGCTGGAGTCAACCTGTCGTCTGTGAATGTGGACGGGCAGTCTTTCCTCGCTCAGATG GCTCCTTCATTGCGTAATGGCACCGCACGACCGTACTTCCTTGTTGAGTACACTGGAGAAGGACAGCCAACATCAGACCCTACTTGCCCTAAATTAGGTCCAGGAGTATCT CAATGTTTCCCAGACTGTGTTTGTGAAGACGCCTACAACAATACGTACGCATGTGTCAGAACTCTGGACAGCAAAATGAACATGCAGTACTGCGAATTTGCAGACAGTGAG tcATTTGTAGAAGTCTATAACCTGACGTCGGACCCGCATCAGCTGGAGAACATCGTGAAGAAGGTGGATCCCTCCATCCTGCAGATCATGAACCAGCGGCTCATAAAGCTGCAGTCCTGCGTGAGTGACAGCTGCCGGGACTACAAGCAAAAATAA
- the nudcd3 gene encoding nudC domain-containing protein 3 isoform X2: protein MASPLEMTEMYDNALLGILQHVGNIQDFLQVYFGFLYRKTDFYRLLSSPNDKMGFPPGVAEKMVLKTFKLFEKLAEHDRERAVSELKKREETRYVPPAVQELEVASEPCEETKQQSTEAAQMENSPSGSGSQENFQSNPDSYNGAVRENYSWSQDYMDVEVRVFVPKTVVKGRQVSVSLQTSSVRVCVRDGAEEKTLMEGEFTYKINTENSLWSLEPGHCVVLSLNKTSEVWWNAVLKGEKEIDINQINRERSMATVDEEEHAVLDRLTFDYHQKLQGKPQSHELKVHEMLKKGWDAEGSPFKGQDFDPSMFDIPPSAVQF from the exons ATGGCGTCGCCGCTGGAGATGACAGAGATGTACGATAATGCTCTTCTGGGGATCCTGCAGCACGTTGGGAACATTCAGGACTTTCTGCAGGTCTATTTTGGGTTCTTGTACCGCAAGACGGACTTTTATCGCCTGCTGTCGAGTCCCAATGATAAGATGGGTTTCCCTCCAGGTGTGGCAGAGAAGATGGTGCTTAAG ACATTTAAGTTATTCGAGAAGTTGGCGGAGCAcgacagagagagagcagtgaGCGAGCTGAAGAAGAGAGAGGAGACTAGGTATGTTCCTCCTGCAGTACAGGAGCTGGAGGTTGCCTCTGAGCCTTGTGAGGAAACCAAGCAGCAGAGCACAGAGGCGGCGCAGATGGAGAACTCCCCCTCAGGTTCTGG AAGTCAAGAAAACTTCCAGTCCAATCCCGACAGTTACAATGGGGCAGTGAGGGAAAATTATAGCTGGTCTCAAGATTACATGGATGTGGAGGTCCGCGTGTTTGTGCCCAAGACGGTTGTTAAAGGCAGACAG GTCAGTGTTAGTCTGCAGACCAGTAGCGTGAGAGTATGTGTGAGGGATGGAGCCGAAGAGAAGACACTGATGGAGGGTGAATTCACTTACAAGATTAACACTGAAAACTCTCTGTGGAGTCTGGAACCTGGACACTGTGTGGTT TTGTCACTGAACAAGACATCAGAGGTTTGGTGGAATGCGGTGCTCAAAGGCGAAAAGGAGATTGATATAAACCAAATTAACCGTGAGCGTTCCATGGCAACAGTGGATGAGGAGGAGCATGCTGTTCTGGACAGGCTCACATTTGACTACCACCAGAAGCTGCAGGGAAAGCCACAGAGTCATGAATTG AAAGTGCATGAGATGCTGAAGAAGGGATGGGATGCTGAAGGGTCACCTTTCAAAGGGCAGGACTTTGACCCATCTATGTTTGACATCCCACCGAGTGCCGTGCAGTTCTGA